The nucleotide sequence GTGGTCTCCACACAATTTATCACCCCAAGGTTTGCCGACCTGAATGGTGATGGCGATATGGAGCAGCTTTTAGGCGGACGAAGCGGAGGGGTTTATTTATATCGGTAGATTAGCATTGCAGAGGGCTTTGCAAAACCTCATCAAACCTCATCCCGTATACTGATACTGGATCTTCAAACCGCCATTCAGTTTTTACGGCAATCAAAATCCTGTACTTACAAAAAGCACAGGTATGCAAAGCCCTCAAAAAAAAGTATCCCTTTTACAGGAGAGCATAGTTAAAAATTATCGAATCAGTTTCTGGCGTTTTCCAGCTCTTCCACAATCCGGGTGGCGTTATAGACATTCCTTAGGGATTCCAGCATGCCGCGGACGTCAACAGAAACGGCACGTGCGCTGCGATCGTCCAGAATAAAGGTACTTGACCCCATACTTTCCACATTGCCGTCGAATGCCAATCCAACGACCTCAAGATCGATATTTACTACCGGTGATCCCGAATTTCCGCCGATGATATCATTGGTGGAGACAAAGTTTACGGGCGTAGAAAGATCGAGTGATGAAGACGGAGTTGCCCATCGCTCCGGCAAGTCCCACTCGGGCTCGCCTGTGTGTGAATAATGACGATCATACATACCATAAAACGTTGTGTAAGCAGGTGCTACGGTTCCGTTATATTCATATCCGTTCACTACACCATCCTGAATTCTGGGCGAGAAGGTTGCGTCAGGCGGAATCGATGTTCCGTAAACGGCGAACCAACCGCGGCCAAGTCTCGTTTGCAGCTCACTTTCTTCCTGTGACAGTTCCCTGAAGCGTTCGATGTTCTCAAACAGAGTCTCCCCGAATGTTTTGAAATAGGCTACAGCCGGATCTGATGATGCTGACTCACTGCTTTCAAGTAGTTCATCTGTTTTTTCTGCAGTCGCAAAGCCACTATTCTCTATCAAATTGTCAGCCACAGTTTCATAATCCTGCCCGTTTGTAATCTTCATCAGGTATGGGTGGTCAGTACCGAGACCATCTGCAAGATAGTTAAGGTGAGATATGATCAACTGCTTTTCCAGAAATGGCGGTTTGTCCTGGATGTTTTGTATCTGGTTAAGAATCGATGATTTTCTCTGCTCATTATCTTCAATTTGCTCCATCATGGCGTAAAAATAACCGCGTTGCAGTATTGCGGCAGAAGCAATAGAGTTTGGAGCAATTCCAAGCGTTATATACGGGTACGGCGCAAGTGCAGCCTTCTCTTCCTGAATCTCCGCAATACGATCAATGATAGGTATATATGTGTCGCGCAGCTCAGGCGACTCATTAAGTGCGTCTCGAAATTTCTGCTGGTTATCAACCTTTCGTCCCATCAGATATTCATTATTGTGGGCTTCAATTTGTCCGCTAAGCAGTTTTTGTGAGTTTTTAAGGCCAAAAATGGTATTTCTTAGCTGTTGAGCTTCGGGCGATTCGGGAGCATAATCAAAATAAGCCTCAAGACCTTCGATGAGTCGCGTAAACAAGCTGTGCCTGAACGGAAGGTCGTATGTACCGCTGTAAGCCAGCTGAGAAACCGTATTGAGCCTGGTTGTACGCCCGGGGTTGCCAATCATGAAAACACCATCCCCTTCTTCCGCTCCTGTTTCAGAAAATGGAAAGTAAAACTCCGGCTGATAGGGTTCATCATCCACATATACGCGGTAAAACGTCATATCCAGGTTGTATCTCGGATAGGTAAAATTATCTGAATCGCCGCCGAAATAACCAATTTGCAGTTCAGGCGCCATCACCATTCGCACATCCGTAAAACGTCGGAAAATGTACGCGGAATAACGACCGCCATTAAAAAGAGAAACCACCTGAACCTGACGGTCTCCATATTCAGCCACCTCTTCGCTGATTTCAGACTGCACCCTGCTGATAGCTTGCTGACGTGCTTCTGCCCGATTTTCAACCGGAACAGCATCCACATCACTCAAAATCCGATCCGTTACATCACGAATTTCAACAAGTTGATCTACATAATAATCCTCGATTTTGCGCTCATCAGATAGTGTAGATGCATAAAATCCATTATCAAGAGTATTCTCCCCTTCCATACCGATCTGGGTAATTGAACTTCGGGCACAGTGATGGTTGGTCATCACCAACCCCATATTTGACACAAACGAGCCGGAGCATCCGGGGATCCGAACCGCGCTCATTCGGGCATGCTCAAACCAGGCACTGTCGGGATCGAAATTATAGGTCTCGGCAAAATAGTCGACCGGCGCGTACTCGAATGTCCACATGCGGCCGTTGTCCAGGATAGACGATTCAACAGGCTCAAATTCGGGCAGCGTTGAGGCCGGTGCCTCCTGGGAGAGGGTTTGCTGTTGCCGGACTGTTTCTGTTGTATGTTGAGGAGCTGCACAGGCCGAAACCAGAAATAAAACGGTGATTATTGAGGCAAGTTTATTGAAGTATCGTTTCATCAGACAGATATTAGTTTAGATTTTAAAACTTTGAAGCTACTGCAAAATCGCAAGTCTCATTACGTTGAGTATCGGTTTCTTTTGCTTTCGGTAATCATCTGCAAATCTTCTATGTGCAGCTCAAGTTCGGTCATCGATAGTGACGTTTAGTAAACGTAGTAATCCAGGGCTCCCAGGCTCAGCATTGCTTTATCGGGCCTGTTCAACACACCTGGTGCACTCAACCCACTCTTCGCTTGGAATGTGCTCGATGGCTTCCGGGCTGTTTCCTTTTTCAAACACGGGCTTGAAGAGAACATTGCCTTCAGAATGTTCGGTGCCGCAGGAGTGGCAGCTTACCTCATGGTCCATGCGTATCGGCGTATAGCCTGTGATAACCCAGCCGTCATGCCCCTGGTGGGCGGCCAGGCTCTCAAGTGCTGCTCGTACCGTCAGCGATTTGTTTCCTTTGTAATATTTTTCCGACAACTTGTCCAGAAGGTCGACGGTCGCATTGTCGAGCGTAAAATTGAGCCGTTTCATGGTTTCTCCTGCTGATTATCCGGATCGCTTGCAACCGGATGATGTTTATGTGATGCAATGTTACAGGTACGATGATGCCTGTAATTTAACCAATGCCCCCATATCAATACAATACTTCCTGCAACGGTCACTCCGGTTTCGAACCAAAGGCCGATAAGGTAGTGGCCAACCAGCCATCCGATCAGGATCAAAGCAAAACCGCCCATAAGCAGGCCGGTGATCTTTTTGTCGTAGTGGCTTCGTCTGGATGCAAAGTAGACCGTAGGCGCTATGAGAGCTGCAAAGATGGGGTGGGCCAGCTCGTGCATGAACGTGGCAGAAGCCACAGGTAAAATTGCGATCAGGACAGGGAAAAACAGACAATGAACGGCACAAATGGTGGACACGCTCAGCCCGAATCGGTCCCATAAAATAGAAGCGGTGATACTCTTTTCAGCCAATTTAATTTAAATCATTTACATATTCAGTGTGTATTAATATACACACTTTAATGAAACAGGTGCAAGGATCGGGCTCATTCTTCTTCATTTGATGGAGCAGACGGGTATGAACCGACGCTGCGGCACTTTGGACTGGGGGCACTCTATGTTTATTGTCCCAATTAAATAAACCCTGACCTACTTGCCATTTTTCGGCAGGTCGCTGTCCTAATCACCTCCCTTTTTTTCCCTGTTCTCTTCATCCCGCTCCTCTTGTCCTGCATCATCTTCGGCTTCAGCTTCAGCTGCAGGGTTGGACCCAGACTCGGCAAAATCATCATCCGCGACATCATCAAGATCCACACCTTCCGCCTCTGCCCTGAATTTTTCGATATACTCTTCAATTATTTCATCCGCATTTTCATCTTCATCGAGCTCCATCTGTCGCTCCATGAGCAGCCGCCGGTGTTCCGCCATGTCGTCGTCCTTCAGGATCTCATCAATCTCCCGGGGTTTGGGAAGCTCATCCACCGCATTGATCCCGAAATGCTTCAGAAAGTACGTTGTGGTTTTATACAGAAGTGGCTTTCCGGGCGAATCAGCGCGTCCCGAGACCTTCACAAGCATTTTTTCGAGCAGCTGACGAAGGATATATCCTGAATCCACACCCCGAATCTGGTCCACTTCCGGTTTGGTGATCGGCTGCCGGTAAGCCACAATAGCAAGCGTTTCAATAGCGGGCTGAGACAGCTTGCGATATGCGTTTTCGTGCTGAAAAATACTTAGCCAGGGATGGAAACGGGGCTGGGTTACGAAGGTAAAGCCACCTCCGGTCTCTTCAATCCGGAACGAGAGGTCGTTCTCTTCGTACCGTCCGTTGAGCTGCTCCACAATCCTCTCAATTAAGGGCCGGTCAAGTTCCAGCTCTTCCTCACTTTCTTTTACGATCTCCGAAAGCTTTTCCCAGGATATGGGTTCGGGACTTGCAAAAATAAGCGATTCAATCACGGATGTGAGTCGTGTGCCATCAACAAAACGGTAATCGAGCATTCAGATCGGATGTGGTGAATGAAAAGTGGGTTGGAAGATAGAGTGAAAAGGGAAAAGTAGAAAGCTTTTTGAGATTGCTGCTTCTCGTGCAGAGAAGCTGGAAGTCGAACTGAGAGGAGGTCAGGGGTGAGTCCCTACCGTCGGTAGCAGATAAGCGTACTTCGGTCTTTTTCGGTGACTCTGTATCCCAGAAGGTGAAAAATTTCTTTCACGAAAAAGAGTGCAATATCCAGGTTCACTATGAACTCCTGCTTATCTGAGCGGGTAACTCCGGGCAGATAGGCAAGAAGACTGTGAATCGAGCTGTCCCGGAGCCAGGCTGAAAATGTGAGCCAGAACGGTGACACTTCACGAATAATCAAAAAACCATCATTTCCGCTTTTCTGATAGAGTGGCATAAAGATTCGACCCTCTTCCGGCGCTTTAATTACCTCACCCTCATCTATAGCAAGCGGTTCACCTTTCTCAACGGTATCAAAGTTCCTGTATCCAGGATACATGTTAAAGTTATTTATATCCTCAATGTAATGGTGGTATCTGATTTCGTAATAGGAATTGGGCATACCCGAATTGTCCACCATTTCGATTTCGTACTGCTCCAGATCGGGATAGCCGGCTTTGACCAGGCCGATATGGTGCAGAAGGAGTCTGATAAACGCTTTGCTTCGCTCTATGGATTCGAACGAACTGTGAGCACCCGCTTCAAAACCGATGGCGCGGCATCCCAGGTTGTTGATATAGCTAAGAAGTGTTCCGTGTATATTTTCCTCTATTCCCAAAATCTGAGGCACAGGAAATTTCTGTGCAAGCTCCCGATTGGCAAGGGTGTCGTTCAGCAAAATAAATGCGCAGCTTTCAGAAGAGGTGGTGTGGAGGTCGGCAAATAGGATATCCGGCCGGTCCTGTTCATGGGCATGCAGAATATTGTCAATCTCCGACTTGATTTCGAGACTCTCAAAGTATTCAGACGGCAGGGATTTCCCGGATTCAGCCAGTTCGGTAAAATCCTGGTCAGTATTGAATTTTTCCCAAAGGCGGTTCAGGTCCGTATCGACATAGCGCACACCCCGTTCCAGTGCTTCCAGGTTACCTGTAATGACATATATTTTTCCATCAGGCTCAATTCCGGAATTCATATACTCCTCCAGAATATTCTGTATGGCAACCACCCCGGCACGTTCATTTCCATGTATCCCGACAAAAAAAACAACAACGGGATATCCGGGCTTTCCTGCCCCGATACTTCGAACTCTTTTTGAAATAGTCGCTTGTGGTAAGTCTGTTTCAGAACTCTTAATCATTCTGATGCTTCATTTTTTCCCAGATTTCACGGGTGTCATGATCTGTTATAATACCCACCAGCCGGTTATCTTCCACGACGGGGAGGCAGCTTACTTTTTTATCAAGAAGCAGCAGCATCGCATACTTGAGATCATCATCCGGGCTGATTACAGCCGGATTTTCTTCCATAATCTCTGATGCTACGATATACGGATCGTTTGAATGTTTCTTAAGGTAATCATTCAGCCGCTTTTTTGTTATAATTCCTCTCAGTTCCCCTTTCGAACTCTCCACGGGCATGTGCCGTATATTTCGCCATTCCATAATTTTCTGGACCAATTCTGCAAGATCATTCTCCTGCACCGTCACCAGATCCGTGGTCATGACGCTGCTCACAATGTCATAACGCACTTTTAAATAATCGGACTTCTTTTTTCCGGCAACGTCCCACTCATAAACCGGCTTGCCTGTTTTACGCATTTCATCCATCACCGCCGTTAGCGCAACCGTTGCTTCTTCACGGTCAAAATGTTCCCGAAAATTCCGGTAGCTGGTCACAATCCATCGCGATCCGGTCATATGCGTTCTGGTTCTGCCCTCTATCACAGACAAATAATTCTCAATTTCTTTATCATCAATCCCAAGCTTTTTTAGTCCACCTTCTGCAAGCGGCAGCATCTTGTCCAGAATGAGAGCTTTGGCCGACATAAGTTCTCCCTCCCATACCATTCCGCTCTGTATGCCCCACATAGCCGCTTTATAAAAATT is from Rhodohalobacter mucosus and encodes:
- a CDS encoding succinylglutamate desuccinylase/aspartoacylase family protein — encoded protein: MIKSSETDLPQATISKRVRSIGAGKPGYPVVVFFVGIHGNERAGVVAIQNILEEYMNSGIEPDGKIYVITGNLEALERGVRYVDTDLNRLWEKFNTDQDFTELAESGKSLPSEYFESLEIKSEIDNILHAHEQDRPDILFADLHTTSSESCAFILLNDTLANRELAQKFPVPQILGIEENIHGTLLSYINNLGCRAIGFEAGAHSSFESIERSKAFIRLLLHHIGLVKAGYPDLEQYEIEMVDNSGMPNSYYEIRYHHYIEDINNFNMYPGYRNFDTVEKGEPLAIDEGEVIKAPEEGRIFMPLYQKSGNDGFLIIREVSPFWLTFSAWLRDSSIHSLLAYLPGVTRSDKQEFIVNLDIALFFVKEIFHLLGYRVTEKDRSTLICYRR
- a CDS encoding S46 family peptidase translates to MKRYFNKLASIITVLFLVSACAAPQHTTETVRQQQTLSQEAPASTLPEFEPVESSILDNGRMWTFEYAPVDYFAETYNFDPDSAWFEHARMSAVRIPGCSGSFVSNMGLVMTNHHCARSSITQIGMEGENTLDNGFYASTLSDERKIEDYYVDQLVEIRDVTDRILSDVDAVPVENRAEARQQAISRVQSEISEEVAEYGDRQVQVVSLFNGGRYSAYIFRRFTDVRMVMAPELQIGYFGGDSDNFTYPRYNLDMTFYRVYVDDEPYQPEFYFPFSETGAEEGDGVFMIGNPGRTTRLNTVSQLAYSGTYDLPFRHSLFTRLIEGLEAYFDYAPESPEAQQLRNTIFGLKNSQKLLSGQIEAHNNEYLMGRKVDNQQKFRDALNESPELRDTYIPIIDRIAEIQEEKAALAPYPYITLGIAPNSIASAAILQRGYFYAMMEQIEDNEQRKSSILNQIQNIQDKPPFLEKQLIISHLNYLADGLGTDHPYLMKITNGQDYETVADNLIENSGFATAEKTDELLESSESASSDPAVAYFKTFGETLFENIERFRELSQEESELQTRLGRGWFAVYGTSIPPDATFSPRIQDGVVNGYEYNGTVAPAYTTFYGMYDRHYSHTGEPEWDLPERWATPSSSLDLSTPVNFVSTNDIIGGNSGSPVVNIDLEVVGLAFDGNVESMGSSTFILDDRSARAVSVDVRGMLESLRNVYNATRIVEELENARN
- a CDS encoding MerC domain-containing protein — protein: MAEKSITASILWDRFGLSVSTICAVHCLFFPVLIAILPVASATFMHELAHPIFAALIAPTVYFASRRSHYDKKITGLLMGGFALILIGWLVGHYLIGLWFETGVTVAGSIVLIWGHWLNYRHHRTCNIASHKHHPVASDPDNQQEKP
- the scpB gene encoding SMC-Scp complex subunit ScpB, with product MLDYRFVDGTRLTSVIESLIFASPEPISWEKLSEIVKESEEELELDRPLIERIVEQLNGRYEENDLSFRIEETGGGFTFVTQPRFHPWLSIFQHENAYRKLSQPAIETLAIVAYRQPITKPEVDQIRGVDSGYILRQLLEKMLVKVSGRADSPGKPLLYKTTTYFLKHFGINAVDELPKPREIDEILKDDDMAEHRRLLMERQMELDEDENADEIIEEYIEKFRAEAEGVDLDDVADDDFAESGSNPAAEAEAEDDAGQEERDEENREKKGGD